In one Erinaceus europaeus chromosome 3, mEriEur2.1, whole genome shotgun sequence genomic region, the following are encoded:
- the PCDH7 gene encoding protocadherin-7 isoform X9: MLRMRTAGWARGWCLGCCLLLPLSLSLAAAKQLLRYRLAEEGPADVRIGNVASDLGIVTGSGEVTFSLESGSEYLKIDNLTGELSTSERRIDREKLPQCQMIFDENECFLDFEVSVIGPSQSWVDLFEGRVIVLDINDNTPTFPSPVLTLTVEENRPVGTLYLLPTATDRDFGRNGIERYELLQEPGGGGGEGRRAGAADSAPYPGGGGNGASGGGGGGPGGSKRRLDAPEGGGGTGPGGRSSVFELQVADTPDGEKQPQLIVKGALDREQRDSYELTLRVRDGGDPPRSSQAILRVLITDVNDNSPRFEKSVYEADLAENSAPGTPILQLRAADLDVGVNGQIEYVFGAATESVRRLLRLDETSGWLSVLHRIDREEVNQLRFTVMARDRGQPPKTDKATVVLNIKDENDNVPSIEIRKIGRIPLKDGVANVAEDVLVDTPIALVQVSDRDQGENGVVTCTVVGDVPFQLKPASDTEGDQNKKKYFLHTSAPLDYETTREFNVVIVAVDSGSPSLSSNNSLIVKVGDTNDNPPVFGQSVVEVYFPENNSPGERVATVLATDADSGKNAEIAYSLDSSVMGTFTIDPDSGDILVNTVLDREQMDRYEFKVNAKDKGIPVLQGSTSVIVQVADKNDNDPKFMQDVFTFYVKENLQPNSPVGMVTVMDADKGRNAEMSLYIEENSNIFSIENDTGTIYSTMSFDREHQTTYTFRVKAVDGGDPPRSATATVSLFVMDENDNAPTVTLPRNLSYTLLPPSSNVRTVVATVLATDSDDGINADLNYSIVGGNPYKLFEIDSSSGVVSLVGKLTQKHYGLHRLVVQVNDSGQPSQSTTTLVHVFVNESVSNATVIDSQIARSLHTPLTQDIAGDPSYEISKQRLSIVIGVVAGIMTVILIILIVVMARYCRSKNKNGYEAGKKDHEDFFTPQQHDKSKKPKKDKKNKKSKQPLYSSIVTVEASKPNGQRYDSVNEKLSDSPSMGRYRSVNGGPGSPDLARHYKSSSPLPTVQLHPQSPTAGKKHQAVQDLPPANTFVGAGDNISIGSDHCSEYSCQTNNKYSKQMRLHPYITVFG; this comes from the coding sequence ATGCTGAGGATGCGGACCGCGGGGTGGGCGCGCGGCTGGTGCCTGGGCTGCTGCCTCCTCCTGCCGCTATCGCTCAGCCTGGCGGCCGCCAAGCAACTCCTCCGGTACCGGCTGGCCGAGGAGGGCCCTGCGGACGTTCGGATCGGCAACGTTGCCTCGGACCTCGGCATCGTCACCGGCTCCGGCGAGGTGACTTTCAGCCTGGAGTCGGGCTCGGAGTACCTGAAGATCGACAACCTCACGGGCGAGCTGAGCACCAGCGAGCGGCGCATCGACCGCGAgaagctgccccaatgtcagaTGATCTTCGACGAGAACGAGTGCTTCCTGGACTTCGAGGTGTCGGTGATCGGGCCCTCGCAGAGCTGGGTGGACCTGTTCGAGGGTCGAGTCATAGTGCTGGACATCAACGACAACACGCCCACCTTCCCGTCGCCCGTGCTCACGCTCACGGTGGAGGAGAACCGGCCGGTGGGCACGCTCTACCTGCTGCCCACGGCCACCGATCGTGACTTCGGCCGCAACGGCATCGAGCGCTACGAGCTGCTCCAGGAgcccgggggcggcggcggcgaggGCCGGCGCGCTGGGGCTGCCGACAGCGCCCCCTACCCCGGGGGCGGCGGGAATGGCgcgagcggcggcggcggcggcggcccgggAGGTTCCAAGCGGCGGCTGGACGCGCCCGAGGGCGGCGGCGGCACCGGCCCGGGTGGCCGGAGCAGCGTGTTCGAGCTGCAGGTGGCGGACACCCCCGATGGCGAGAAGCAGCCGCAGCTGATCGTGAAGGGGGCGCTGGACCGCGAGCAACGGGACTCCTACGAGCTGACCCTGAGGGTGCGCGACGGGGGCGACCCGCCTCGCTCCTCCCAGGCCATCTTGCGGGTACTCATCACCGACGTGAACGACAACAGCCCCCGCTTCGAGAAGAGCGTGTACGAGGCCGACCTGGCGGAGAACAGCGCCCCGGGGACCCCCATCCTGCAGCTGCGTGCCGCCGACCTGGACGTGGGGGTCAACGGGCAGATCGAGTATGTGTTTGGGGCGGCCACCGAGTCGGTGCGGCGGCTGCTGCGGCTGGACGAGACGTCGGGGTGGCTCAGCGTCCTGCACCGCATTGACCGCGAGGAGGTGAACCAGCTGCGCTTCACTGTCATGGCCCGCGACCGCGGCCAGCCCCCCAAGACCGACAAGGCCACGGTGGTCCTCAACATCAAGGACGAGAACGACAACGTGCCGTCCATTGAAATCCGCAAGATCGGCCGCATCCCCCTCAAGGACGGGGTGGCCAATGTGGCCGAGGACGTCCTGGTGGACACTCCCATCGCCCTGGTGCAGGTGTCCGACAGAGACCAAGGTGAGAACGGGGTGGTCACCTGCACCGTGGTGGGCGACGTGCCCTTCCAGCTCAAGCCCGCCAGCGACACGGAGGGCGACCAGAACAAGAAAAAGTACTTCCTGCACACCTCCGCCCCCCTGGACTACGAGACCACCCGGGAGTTCAACGTGGTCATCGTGGCCGTGGACTCGGGCAGCCCAAGCCTCTCCAGCAACAACTCCCTCATTGTCAAGGTGGGAGACACCAACGACAACCCGCCGGTTTTTGGCCAGTCGGTGGTGGAGGTGTACTTCCCGGAGAACAACAGTCCTGGCGAGAGGGTGGCCACTGTGCTGGCGACAGATGCTGACAGCGGGAAAAATGCCGAGATTGCCTACTCGCTGGACTCGTCCGTGATGGGGACCTTTACCATCGACCCTGACTCTGGGGACATCCTTGTCAACACCGTGCTGGACCGCGAGCAGATGGACAGGTATGAATTTAAAGTCAATGCCAAAGACAAAGGCATCCCAGTCCTGCAGGGCAGCACCTCAGTGATTGTGCAGGTGGCTGACAAGAATGACAATGACCCTAAGTTTATGCAGGACGTCTTTACTTTTTATGTGAAAGAGAACTTACAGCCCAACAGCCCCGTGGGGATGGTTACCGTGATGGATGCTGACAAGGGGCGCAATGCAGAAATGAGCCTGTATATAGAAGAGAACAGTAACATTTTTTCCATCGAAAACGACACTGGGACCATTTACTCCACAATGTCTTTTGACAGGGAACATCAGACCACGTATACATTCAGGGTCAAGGCTGTGGATGGGGGAGATCCCCCCAGATCGGCCACAGCCACGGTCTCTCTCTTTGTGATGGATGAAAACGACAATGCTCCCACTGTCACTCTCCCCAGAAACCTTTCCTACACTTTACTGCCACCTTCGAGTAATGTCAGGACAGTAGTGGCTACAGTGTTGGCAACAGACAGTGATGATGGCATCAATGCAGACCTGAACTACAGCATTGTGGGAGGGAATCCCTACAAGCTGTTTGAGATTGACTCCAGCAGTGGTGTGGTGTCCTTAGTGGGAAAGCTCACCCAAAAGCATTATGGTTTGCACAGGTTGGTGGTGCAAGTGAATGACAGTGGGCAGCCTTCCCAGTCCACCACGACTCTGGTGCATGTGTTTGTCAATGAAAGTGTTTCTAATGCAACTGTGATTGATTCTCAGATAGCCCGAAGTTTGCACACACCCCTCACCCAAGATATAGCTGGTGACCCAAGCTATGAAATTAGCAAACAGAGGCTCAGTATTGTCATTGGGGTGGTTGCTGGAATTATGACAGTAATTCTAATCATCTTAATTGTAGTGATGGCACGATACTGCCGgtccaaaaataaaaatggctatGAAGCAGGCAAAAAAGATCACGAAGACTTTTTTACACCCCAGCAGCATGACAAATCTAAAAAACctaaaaaggacaagaaaaacaaaaaatctaagCAGCCTCTCTACAGCAGCATTGTCACTGTAGAAGCTTCTAAACCAAATGGACAGAGGTACGATAGTGTCAATGAGAAGCTGTCAGACAGCCCCAGCATGGGGCGATACCGATCAGTTAATGGGGGACCTGGCAGTCCTGACCTTGCCAGGCATTACAAATCCAGTTCCCCATTGCCAACTGTCCAGCTTCATCCCCAGTCACCAACTGCAGGAAAAAAACACCAGGCCGTACAAGATCTACCACCAGCCAACACATTTGTGGGAGCAG
- the PCDH7 gene encoding protocadherin-7 isoform X8, whose amino-acid sequence MLRMRTAGWARGWCLGCCLLLPLSLSLAAAKQLLRYRLAEEGPADVRIGNVASDLGIVTGSGEVTFSLESGSEYLKIDNLTGELSTSERRIDREKLPQCQMIFDENECFLDFEVSVIGPSQSWVDLFEGRVIVLDINDNTPTFPSPVLTLTVEENRPVGTLYLLPTATDRDFGRNGIERYELLQEPGGGGGEGRRAGAADSAPYPGGGGNGASGGGGGGPGGSKRRLDAPEGGGGTGPGGRSSVFELQVADTPDGEKQPQLIVKGALDREQRDSYELTLRVRDGGDPPRSSQAILRVLITDVNDNSPRFEKSVYEADLAENSAPGTPILQLRAADLDVGVNGQIEYVFGAATESVRRLLRLDETSGWLSVLHRIDREEVNQLRFTVMARDRGQPPKTDKATVVLNIKDENDNVPSIEIRKIGRIPLKDGVANVAEDVLVDTPIALVQVSDRDQGENGVVTCTVVGDVPFQLKPASDTEGDQNKKKYFLHTSAPLDYETTREFNVVIVAVDSGSPSLSSNNSLIVKVGDTNDNPPVFGQSVVEVYFPENNSPGERVATVLATDADSGKNAEIAYSLDSSVMGTFTIDPDSGDILVNTVLDREQMDRYEFKVNAKDKGIPVLQGSTSVIVQVADKNDNDPKFMQDVFTFYVKENLQPNSPVGMVTVMDADKGRNAEMSLYIEENSNIFSIENDTGTIYSTMSFDREHQTTYTFRVKAVDGGDPPRSATATVSLFVMDENDNAPTVTLPRNLSYTLLPPSSNVRTVVATVLATDSDDGINADLNYSIVGGNPYKLFEIDSSSGVVSLVGKLTQKHYGLHRLVVQVNDSGQPSQSTTTLVHVFVNESVSNATVIDSQIARSLHTPLTQDIAGDPSYEISKQRLSIVIGVVAGIMTVILIILIVVMARYCRSKNKNGYEAGKKDHEDFFTPQQHDKSKKPKKDKKNKKSKQPLYSSIVTVEASKPNGQRYDSVNEKLSDSPSMGRYRSVNGGPGSPDLARHYKSSSPLPTVQLHPQSPTAGKKHQAVQDLPPANTFVGAGDNISIGSDHCSEYSCQTNNKYSKQWGRTLGKRSSRTHWWGCLSKEVCLSASC is encoded by the coding sequence ATGCTGAGGATGCGGACCGCGGGGTGGGCGCGCGGCTGGTGCCTGGGCTGCTGCCTCCTCCTGCCGCTATCGCTCAGCCTGGCGGCCGCCAAGCAACTCCTCCGGTACCGGCTGGCCGAGGAGGGCCCTGCGGACGTTCGGATCGGCAACGTTGCCTCGGACCTCGGCATCGTCACCGGCTCCGGCGAGGTGACTTTCAGCCTGGAGTCGGGCTCGGAGTACCTGAAGATCGACAACCTCACGGGCGAGCTGAGCACCAGCGAGCGGCGCATCGACCGCGAgaagctgccccaatgtcagaTGATCTTCGACGAGAACGAGTGCTTCCTGGACTTCGAGGTGTCGGTGATCGGGCCCTCGCAGAGCTGGGTGGACCTGTTCGAGGGTCGAGTCATAGTGCTGGACATCAACGACAACACGCCCACCTTCCCGTCGCCCGTGCTCACGCTCACGGTGGAGGAGAACCGGCCGGTGGGCACGCTCTACCTGCTGCCCACGGCCACCGATCGTGACTTCGGCCGCAACGGCATCGAGCGCTACGAGCTGCTCCAGGAgcccgggggcggcggcggcgaggGCCGGCGCGCTGGGGCTGCCGACAGCGCCCCCTACCCCGGGGGCGGCGGGAATGGCgcgagcggcggcggcggcggcggcccgggAGGTTCCAAGCGGCGGCTGGACGCGCCCGAGGGCGGCGGCGGCACCGGCCCGGGTGGCCGGAGCAGCGTGTTCGAGCTGCAGGTGGCGGACACCCCCGATGGCGAGAAGCAGCCGCAGCTGATCGTGAAGGGGGCGCTGGACCGCGAGCAACGGGACTCCTACGAGCTGACCCTGAGGGTGCGCGACGGGGGCGACCCGCCTCGCTCCTCCCAGGCCATCTTGCGGGTACTCATCACCGACGTGAACGACAACAGCCCCCGCTTCGAGAAGAGCGTGTACGAGGCCGACCTGGCGGAGAACAGCGCCCCGGGGACCCCCATCCTGCAGCTGCGTGCCGCCGACCTGGACGTGGGGGTCAACGGGCAGATCGAGTATGTGTTTGGGGCGGCCACCGAGTCGGTGCGGCGGCTGCTGCGGCTGGACGAGACGTCGGGGTGGCTCAGCGTCCTGCACCGCATTGACCGCGAGGAGGTGAACCAGCTGCGCTTCACTGTCATGGCCCGCGACCGCGGCCAGCCCCCCAAGACCGACAAGGCCACGGTGGTCCTCAACATCAAGGACGAGAACGACAACGTGCCGTCCATTGAAATCCGCAAGATCGGCCGCATCCCCCTCAAGGACGGGGTGGCCAATGTGGCCGAGGACGTCCTGGTGGACACTCCCATCGCCCTGGTGCAGGTGTCCGACAGAGACCAAGGTGAGAACGGGGTGGTCACCTGCACCGTGGTGGGCGACGTGCCCTTCCAGCTCAAGCCCGCCAGCGACACGGAGGGCGACCAGAACAAGAAAAAGTACTTCCTGCACACCTCCGCCCCCCTGGACTACGAGACCACCCGGGAGTTCAACGTGGTCATCGTGGCCGTGGACTCGGGCAGCCCAAGCCTCTCCAGCAACAACTCCCTCATTGTCAAGGTGGGAGACACCAACGACAACCCGCCGGTTTTTGGCCAGTCGGTGGTGGAGGTGTACTTCCCGGAGAACAACAGTCCTGGCGAGAGGGTGGCCACTGTGCTGGCGACAGATGCTGACAGCGGGAAAAATGCCGAGATTGCCTACTCGCTGGACTCGTCCGTGATGGGGACCTTTACCATCGACCCTGACTCTGGGGACATCCTTGTCAACACCGTGCTGGACCGCGAGCAGATGGACAGGTATGAATTTAAAGTCAATGCCAAAGACAAAGGCATCCCAGTCCTGCAGGGCAGCACCTCAGTGATTGTGCAGGTGGCTGACAAGAATGACAATGACCCTAAGTTTATGCAGGACGTCTTTACTTTTTATGTGAAAGAGAACTTACAGCCCAACAGCCCCGTGGGGATGGTTACCGTGATGGATGCTGACAAGGGGCGCAATGCAGAAATGAGCCTGTATATAGAAGAGAACAGTAACATTTTTTCCATCGAAAACGACACTGGGACCATTTACTCCACAATGTCTTTTGACAGGGAACATCAGACCACGTATACATTCAGGGTCAAGGCTGTGGATGGGGGAGATCCCCCCAGATCGGCCACAGCCACGGTCTCTCTCTTTGTGATGGATGAAAACGACAATGCTCCCACTGTCACTCTCCCCAGAAACCTTTCCTACACTTTACTGCCACCTTCGAGTAATGTCAGGACAGTAGTGGCTACAGTGTTGGCAACAGACAGTGATGATGGCATCAATGCAGACCTGAACTACAGCATTGTGGGAGGGAATCCCTACAAGCTGTTTGAGATTGACTCCAGCAGTGGTGTGGTGTCCTTAGTGGGAAAGCTCACCCAAAAGCATTATGGTTTGCACAGGTTGGTGGTGCAAGTGAATGACAGTGGGCAGCCTTCCCAGTCCACCACGACTCTGGTGCATGTGTTTGTCAATGAAAGTGTTTCTAATGCAACTGTGATTGATTCTCAGATAGCCCGAAGTTTGCACACACCCCTCACCCAAGATATAGCTGGTGACCCAAGCTATGAAATTAGCAAACAGAGGCTCAGTATTGTCATTGGGGTGGTTGCTGGAATTATGACAGTAATTCTAATCATCTTAATTGTAGTGATGGCACGATACTGCCGgtccaaaaataaaaatggctatGAAGCAGGCAAAAAAGATCACGAAGACTTTTTTACACCCCAGCAGCATGACAAATCTAAAAAACctaaaaaggacaagaaaaacaaaaaatctaagCAGCCTCTCTACAGCAGCATTGTCACTGTAGAAGCTTCTAAACCAAATGGACAGAGGTACGATAGTGTCAATGAGAAGCTGTCAGACAGCCCCAGCATGGGGCGATACCGATCAGTTAATGGGGGACCTGGCAGTCCTGACCTTGCCAGGCATTACAAATCCAGTTCCCCATTGCCAACTGTCCAGCTTCATCCCCAGTCACCAACTGCAGGAAAAAAACACCAGGCCGTACAAGATCTACCACCAGCCAACACATTTGTGGGAGCAG
- the PCDH7 gene encoding protocadherin-7 isoform X10: MLRMRTAGWARGWCLGCCLLLPLSLSLAAAKQLLRYRLAEEGPADVRIGNVASDLGIVTGSGEVTFSLESGSEYLKIDNLTGELSTSERRIDREKLPQCQMIFDENECFLDFEVSVIGPSQSWVDLFEGRVIVLDINDNTPTFPSPVLTLTVEENRPVGTLYLLPTATDRDFGRNGIERYELLQEPGGGGGEGRRAGAADSAPYPGGGGNGASGGGGGGPGGSKRRLDAPEGGGGTGPGGRSSVFELQVADTPDGEKQPQLIVKGALDREQRDSYELTLRVRDGGDPPRSSQAILRVLITDVNDNSPRFEKSVYEADLAENSAPGTPILQLRAADLDVGVNGQIEYVFGAATESVRRLLRLDETSGWLSVLHRIDREEVNQLRFTVMARDRGQPPKTDKATVVLNIKDENDNVPSIEIRKIGRIPLKDGVANVAEDVLVDTPIALVQVSDRDQGENGVVTCTVVGDVPFQLKPASDTEGDQNKKKYFLHTSAPLDYETTREFNVVIVAVDSGSPSLSSNNSLIVKVGDTNDNPPVFGQSVVEVYFPENNSPGERVATVLATDADSGKNAEIAYSLDSSVMGTFTIDPDSGDILVNTVLDREQMDRYEFKVNAKDKGIPVLQGSTSVIVQVADKNDNDPKFMQDVFTFYVKENLQPNSPVGMVTVMDADKGRNAEMSLYIEENSNIFSIENDTGTIYSTMSFDREHQTTYTFRVKAVDGGDPPRSATATVSLFVMDENDNAPTVTLPRNLSYTLLPPSSNVRTVVATVLATDSDDGINADLNYSIVGGNPYKLFEIDSSSGVVSLVGKLTQKHYGLHRLVVQVNDSGQPSQSTTTLVHVFVNESVSNATVIDSQIARSLHTPLTQDIAGDPSYEISKQRLSIVIGVVAGIMTVILIILIVVMARYCRSKNKNGYEAGKKDHEDFFTPQQHDKSKKPKKDKKNKKSKQPLYSSIVTVEASKPNGQRYDSVNEKLSDSPSMGRYRSVNGGPGSPDLARHYKSSSPLPTVQLHPQSPTAGKKHQAVQDLPPANTFVGAGDNISIGSDHCSEYSCQTNNKYSKQIQGLFQM, translated from the coding sequence ATGCTGAGGATGCGGACCGCGGGGTGGGCGCGCGGCTGGTGCCTGGGCTGCTGCCTCCTCCTGCCGCTATCGCTCAGCCTGGCGGCCGCCAAGCAACTCCTCCGGTACCGGCTGGCCGAGGAGGGCCCTGCGGACGTTCGGATCGGCAACGTTGCCTCGGACCTCGGCATCGTCACCGGCTCCGGCGAGGTGACTTTCAGCCTGGAGTCGGGCTCGGAGTACCTGAAGATCGACAACCTCACGGGCGAGCTGAGCACCAGCGAGCGGCGCATCGACCGCGAgaagctgccccaatgtcagaTGATCTTCGACGAGAACGAGTGCTTCCTGGACTTCGAGGTGTCGGTGATCGGGCCCTCGCAGAGCTGGGTGGACCTGTTCGAGGGTCGAGTCATAGTGCTGGACATCAACGACAACACGCCCACCTTCCCGTCGCCCGTGCTCACGCTCACGGTGGAGGAGAACCGGCCGGTGGGCACGCTCTACCTGCTGCCCACGGCCACCGATCGTGACTTCGGCCGCAACGGCATCGAGCGCTACGAGCTGCTCCAGGAgcccgggggcggcggcggcgaggGCCGGCGCGCTGGGGCTGCCGACAGCGCCCCCTACCCCGGGGGCGGCGGGAATGGCgcgagcggcggcggcggcggcggcccgggAGGTTCCAAGCGGCGGCTGGACGCGCCCGAGGGCGGCGGCGGCACCGGCCCGGGTGGCCGGAGCAGCGTGTTCGAGCTGCAGGTGGCGGACACCCCCGATGGCGAGAAGCAGCCGCAGCTGATCGTGAAGGGGGCGCTGGACCGCGAGCAACGGGACTCCTACGAGCTGACCCTGAGGGTGCGCGACGGGGGCGACCCGCCTCGCTCCTCCCAGGCCATCTTGCGGGTACTCATCACCGACGTGAACGACAACAGCCCCCGCTTCGAGAAGAGCGTGTACGAGGCCGACCTGGCGGAGAACAGCGCCCCGGGGACCCCCATCCTGCAGCTGCGTGCCGCCGACCTGGACGTGGGGGTCAACGGGCAGATCGAGTATGTGTTTGGGGCGGCCACCGAGTCGGTGCGGCGGCTGCTGCGGCTGGACGAGACGTCGGGGTGGCTCAGCGTCCTGCACCGCATTGACCGCGAGGAGGTGAACCAGCTGCGCTTCACTGTCATGGCCCGCGACCGCGGCCAGCCCCCCAAGACCGACAAGGCCACGGTGGTCCTCAACATCAAGGACGAGAACGACAACGTGCCGTCCATTGAAATCCGCAAGATCGGCCGCATCCCCCTCAAGGACGGGGTGGCCAATGTGGCCGAGGACGTCCTGGTGGACACTCCCATCGCCCTGGTGCAGGTGTCCGACAGAGACCAAGGTGAGAACGGGGTGGTCACCTGCACCGTGGTGGGCGACGTGCCCTTCCAGCTCAAGCCCGCCAGCGACACGGAGGGCGACCAGAACAAGAAAAAGTACTTCCTGCACACCTCCGCCCCCCTGGACTACGAGACCACCCGGGAGTTCAACGTGGTCATCGTGGCCGTGGACTCGGGCAGCCCAAGCCTCTCCAGCAACAACTCCCTCATTGTCAAGGTGGGAGACACCAACGACAACCCGCCGGTTTTTGGCCAGTCGGTGGTGGAGGTGTACTTCCCGGAGAACAACAGTCCTGGCGAGAGGGTGGCCACTGTGCTGGCGACAGATGCTGACAGCGGGAAAAATGCCGAGATTGCCTACTCGCTGGACTCGTCCGTGATGGGGACCTTTACCATCGACCCTGACTCTGGGGACATCCTTGTCAACACCGTGCTGGACCGCGAGCAGATGGACAGGTATGAATTTAAAGTCAATGCCAAAGACAAAGGCATCCCAGTCCTGCAGGGCAGCACCTCAGTGATTGTGCAGGTGGCTGACAAGAATGACAATGACCCTAAGTTTATGCAGGACGTCTTTACTTTTTATGTGAAAGAGAACTTACAGCCCAACAGCCCCGTGGGGATGGTTACCGTGATGGATGCTGACAAGGGGCGCAATGCAGAAATGAGCCTGTATATAGAAGAGAACAGTAACATTTTTTCCATCGAAAACGACACTGGGACCATTTACTCCACAATGTCTTTTGACAGGGAACATCAGACCACGTATACATTCAGGGTCAAGGCTGTGGATGGGGGAGATCCCCCCAGATCGGCCACAGCCACGGTCTCTCTCTTTGTGATGGATGAAAACGACAATGCTCCCACTGTCACTCTCCCCAGAAACCTTTCCTACACTTTACTGCCACCTTCGAGTAATGTCAGGACAGTAGTGGCTACAGTGTTGGCAACAGACAGTGATGATGGCATCAATGCAGACCTGAACTACAGCATTGTGGGAGGGAATCCCTACAAGCTGTTTGAGATTGACTCCAGCAGTGGTGTGGTGTCCTTAGTGGGAAAGCTCACCCAAAAGCATTATGGTTTGCACAGGTTGGTGGTGCAAGTGAATGACAGTGGGCAGCCTTCCCAGTCCACCACGACTCTGGTGCATGTGTTTGTCAATGAAAGTGTTTCTAATGCAACTGTGATTGATTCTCAGATAGCCCGAAGTTTGCACACACCCCTCACCCAAGATATAGCTGGTGACCCAAGCTATGAAATTAGCAAACAGAGGCTCAGTATTGTCATTGGGGTGGTTGCTGGAATTATGACAGTAATTCTAATCATCTTAATTGTAGTGATGGCACGATACTGCCGgtccaaaaataaaaatggctatGAAGCAGGCAAAAAAGATCACGAAGACTTTTTTACACCCCAGCAGCATGACAAATCTAAAAAACctaaaaaggacaagaaaaacaaaaaatctaagCAGCCTCTCTACAGCAGCATTGTCACTGTAGAAGCTTCTAAACCAAATGGACAGAGGTACGATAGTGTCAATGAGAAGCTGTCAGACAGCCCCAGCATGGGGCGATACCGATCAGTTAATGGGGGACCTGGCAGTCCTGACCTTGCCAGGCATTACAAATCCAGTTCCCCATTGCCAACTGTCCAGCTTCATCCCCAGTCACCAACTGCAGGAAAAAAACACCAGGCCGTACAAGATCTACCACCAGCCAACACATTTGTGGGAGCAG